The genomic DNA TGCGGTCGGCGACGCGCAGGCGGTCGGCCTCGCGCTGTGCCCGAAGGGACAATGTCTCGATCACCGCGAACCCCATGCCGTGAGTCCGAGTGGAGCGTCCTGTAGAGCCGGAGCCGATGCTCGTACCCAACGGAAACCGCTTGTAGAACTCAAGAAGCAGGTAGAACCGTTCCAACAAGTCTTCCAGCGAGCGCAGGCGGTTGTCGCGATTAGGCGCGTCCAGCTCGCGGACGTGATCCATGCACCCCCGGATAAGGTGCTTGAGCTTGACCGCGTTCTGTTCGTTGAGCGCCTGCTGCAACTCGCTGAAAGGCATCCGCTGCCGGTTCTGGCCGGGCTCCAGGTGCTTGGTGTTGAAAATTTCCAGATGGGATATCCTGCCCCGGCACTCGAACAGAATTTCCAGCACATCCTCCAGCTCCAGATCGGCCAGGATAAGAGTCAGGTGGCTGGAATGGGCCGCCTTGCGCAAACGGGCGGTCAACTCTGCCGGGCTCAGGGAAAGAAGCGCGGGCATACCTTCGGCCCTCGGCGCGTCCGGGTCGGGAATGTCCCGGTTCTCTTCCGGGGAAAGGTAACGGGCCGCGATGGTGTCCACGTCCAGGGCGTCCAGGGATTCGACCTGCATGGCGATCGCCGCCTTGGCGTCGTAATCGGCCTCGGAATATCCCTGGCGCAGGGCGGCCACCCTATCCTGGAACAGAGGCATGGCGCGGGCGTGGATGTAGTTGCCCAGATGCAGGACGGAAGGCTCTTCCACCCCCAGATCGGCAACCATTTCATCATAATCCACCGGGGCGAGCATCACCCCAAATTCCTTATATATGGACTGGCGGTGACGCTCGTTAAAGGCTTCGGTGACGGCCCGAACGTATTCCGACCGGGAAGAACGGACCTCCCTGCCCTGCTCCATGAGTTCTCGCACGGCATCCACGCGGAAAAGCCCCTCGATATCGCAATCATCCCGCAACCCGCCCGGGCACCAGACGATCTTGACGAAACGGCCCCGATGCAGGGCGCGATACTCGATGCCGATGCGGACCTTGACGCCCAGAATGGCCGCCGAGGAAAGCAGCTCCCGGGCCACGGCCAGGTCCACGCAGTCATAGTAGACCACCGTTAAATAGCGGATGCCCTTGATCCAGGCGTCCATGACCAGATGAGTGGCCGACTTGCGCCCCTTGCTGTTGGCGTCGTGCACCCGGTCGTCAAAGGCGATCTGGTTCCACTCTTCGGGCATTTCGAGAAGATGGTAACGACGCAACTGCTCGCGCAGAAAGCCGACCTTCCCGGCCGCGGCCCTTCGAAAATCGTGCGCAAGGGCCAGTTGACGGCAACGGTCGCCCTTGGCCCGCACCAGTTCCTTGCCGATCTGGACCAAGACCCGAGCACGGTTGTTGCGCATTCCGCCCTTGGCCGCGGTCAGGGTCTCGTCACGCAGGGCGATAAGCGCCTTGGTCCGTTCCGAAGCCTGATCGGACTTCAGGGATTCGAGCAAATGCATGATGGCATAGGCAATGCGCAATCCCTTGTCCGCTGCCAGTTCCTTGATGCCGTGCGGTTTGAGATACGGCTCCAGCAGGGTCTTGAATTGGGCCCTATCCACCCCTCTATTCAAAACATTTTCTACTATTTCCAGCAGCTTATAATCATTTTTGTCATAATATAACGAGGGCATCATCACCATCTTCTCCTCGGTCTCGAAGGCCAGCGTCGTAACGCAACTGTAACATTTCCTAGCAGTATCCATGCCTCTCGTCATGAAGAATGCGGGGGACTGCATGTTTTTTTCCCGCTATCCCAGGAGGCTGTAGGCTTTCTTCCCTCTTCCCGCAATCCCCCGGGACTGTGCCATCTTTTTCGATCTAGCCCGATTTTGCGCACAGCACCATCTGGCAAAATCATCGCGCAAACCATTTTGCGTAAAAAAATACTTAAAAATTAGATTGTTACTCTTGGCACACGAGTTGCTAGGTTTGAACAGATTTTGCGGAATAAACCGATCAACCCAACGGTGACATCATGGAACAGATGAAAATCCTGCTCGTGGACGATGAAGAGCGACTCCTCAGCACCACAAAAAAACTCTTCGAGAAGCTCGGCATCGAGGCACGCACCGCCACCTCGGGCACCGAGGCTCTGGAGGTGCTGAAGTCCTACGAGGCCCATGTGATCTTTCTCGACATCAAGATGCCCGGAATGGACGGCATGGAGACGTTACAACACATCAAGAAGGACTATCCCATCAGCGAGGTCATCATCCTCACCGGCCATGCCACCATGGAGACCGCTGTGGAGGGTCTCAAGCTCGGGGCTCTGGACTACCTTATCAAGCCCGTGAGCATGAAGGACTTCCTCAGCAAGGCCGAGGAAGCCTTCGAAAAGGTCACGCTCCAGAAACAGAAGATACGCTCCGCCCGGATGGCAGACGCCGCCGGTCAGGGTGAACTGCGCTAGCTAACTCAAGGAGGTTGTAATGGTTAAAATCAAGGTCCTCATGGTCGATGATGAGGAACGCTTCCGGACCACCACCGCGAAAATATTGGCCCGCAAAGGATACGAGACCATTCTCGCGGGCAGCGGGGAAGAGGCGTTGGAGCAACTCGATGCGAAACCCGACGTCGTCATTCTCGACGTCAAGATGGGCGGCTTGGATGGTCACGAGACGCTCAAAATCATCAAGAAAAGAATGCCCGATCTGCCGGTAATCATGCTCACCGGACACGGCGACATGCCCGGAGCGAAGAAAGCCCTCGACACCGGGGCCTTCGACTATCTGGCCAAACCCTGCGACGTGGACCTCCTGAGCACCAAGATTCAGGACGCCTACGACTACGTGACCAAAGCGCCTTATGTCGAGAAACTGGCCAAAGGCATCATGATTCCCTTGGATGAGTACACGCAGATTCCGTTGGACAGCACAGTCCGCGACGCCATCAAGGCCCTGGAGAAATCCATGCGCCACCTCATGGCAACGGACCGGCTCATGGACACCGGCCACCGTTCGGTGGTGGTGACCAACCGGGACGGCAGCGTGGCCGGAATTCTCAGCCCCCTCGACCTCGTGGACGCCATCAGGCCGGGCTACCTGTCCGCGCCCAAACCGTCCATGGCCGACAGTCTCCAGTATTCGGCAATGTTCTGGCAGGGGCTGTTCACCTCGCGCGTCAAGGAGATCATGGAAAATCCCGTTCGCGACATCATGTCCGAGACCATCCCGGTCATTGATGCCGACGCCAACCTCATGGAAGTGGCCGACACCATGATTACCCTCCCGGCCCGGCGTATGCTGGTCAGAGCGGGTAACGAGGATGTGGGGGTCGTCCGCGAGCAGGAAGTCTTCTACGAAATCGCAAAGATCATTTCGTCCAGCTAACCCGAAGCCAGATTGCGAGGTTACATCATGGCTCAAGCAAAGAAGAAAGCAACCGGTTACGACAAGTTCGTCAATTGGAAGCTATTCATAATTCCGGTGATACTTTTCACTGCGATCCTGATCCTTCCGACGCCCCAGGGCATGAAAGACGTGGGTATGCAGTATTCGGTCGGCCCCAAGGTCGTGACCAATTACCTGTGCGAACAACTTTTCCAGAAAAAAAGTTCCGATTGCGAGCAGTGGGAAGTCCTGACCGCCCGCATGATGGAACAGAATATGCGTATGGGCGCCCTGTCCAAGGAACGCCTGATGAAGCGCAACGAGAAGTGGGCGAAAAAGCATAAGATTCCCGTTGATGCCACCAACTTCGACAGGGCGTACGAATACGTCAAGAACAACGTGTCTGCCGACGAGTACCTGACCATGATGAAGGGTGCTTTCGACAAGCGCATGAAAGGGCTCCATTTCGACGAACTGTCGAAGAGAGACCAGGCCAGCGCCGACCAGGGCGCCTGGAAGATCAAGGTCGCCATCGCCATGGTCGTATTCGTGGTCTTCTGCTTTATGACCGAGTGCATCCCGCTCCCCGGCGTGTCCTTCTCCATCGGCCTCATACTGGTCTTCACCGGAGTGGTCTCGCGAAGCGAGGTGGCTGGACTCTACTGGTCGGACGCCTGCTGGTTTATCATGGGTTCCCTCATGTTCGCAGCGGCCTTCGTCAAAACCGGCGTGGACAAGCGCATGTGCCTGCTCATGTTCAAGAAGCTGGCAGTGCCGAACGTGCGCTGGATCACGTTGATCTTCTTCATCGTCATCGCCCCGCTGGCGGCGTTCATCTCCGACCACGCGCTGGCGGCCATGTTCCTGCCCATCGGCATGTTGCTCTACCAGAACAGCCTGACCGACGAGGTGCCCGAGGACAAGGAATTGGCCAAGATGCTGATGATTACCATCGCCATGGCCTGTAACATCGGCGGCCCCGGCGCCCCGTCCGGCGGCGCCCGAAACGTCATCATGATGACCTACCTGTCCGACATGTTCGGCATGGACATCGGCTACGCCCAGTGGATCATGTACTGCATGCCCTTCGTCATCGTCATGATCCCCCTCACCTGGGTTATCACCAACATGATCTTCAAGCCCCGCATTCGCTCCCTGGCTCCGGCCATGCGCCACCTGGAAAGCGAAATCGGCAAGATGGGCAAGTGGAACAAGAACCAGATCTGGGCAATGATCATCTTCGTGTTCATGGTCTTCGGGTGGTTCACCGAGAAGGCGTTCTACAACATGGGCATCTACCCCATCCGCCTCGGCATCGGCGTCATCGCGGTCGCGGGCGCTGTGGCCTACCTCCTGGCGGGTGTTGTCAACTGGCGCGACTACCAGGAAAAGGTCGACTGGGGTGTTGTCTGGCTGTACGCGGGCGCGATCATCTTCGGTCACACTCTTGACAAGACCGGCGCGGCATACTGGCTGGCCCAGTCCGTCATCGACCTGCTGGCACCGCTGGGCATGAGCCAAGGCATCCCGCTGATGCTCACCTCCAACGGCCTGACCGCCGTGCTGACCAACCTGATGGCCGACGGCCCGGCAGCCGCCGCGGTCGGTCCCATCACCCTGAACATGGCCAGCATCGTGCACCCCGGCACCACCTT from Pseudodesulfovibrio thermohalotolerans includes the following:
- a CDS encoding response regulator produces the protein MEQMKILLVDDEERLLSTTKKLFEKLGIEARTATSGTEALEVLKSYEAHVIFLDIKMPGMDGMETLQHIKKDYPISEVIILTGHATMETAVEGLKLGALDYLIKPVSMKDFLSKAEEAFEKVTLQKQKIRSARMADAAGQGELR
- a CDS encoding response regulator; this translates as MVKIKVLMVDDEERFRTTTAKILARKGYETILAGSGEEALEQLDAKPDVVILDVKMGGLDGHETLKIIKKRMPDLPVIMLTGHGDMPGAKKALDTGAFDYLAKPCDVDLLSTKIQDAYDYVTKAPYVEKLAKGIMIPLDEYTQIPLDSTVRDAIKALEKSMRHLMATDRLMDTGHRSVVVTNRDGSVAGILSPLDLVDAIRPGYLSAPKPSMADSLQYSAMFWQGLFTSRVKEIMENPVRDIMSETIPVIDADANLMEVADTMITLPARRMLVRAGNEDVGVVREQEVFYEIAKIISSS
- a CDS encoding SLC13 family permease, which produces MAQAKKKATGYDKFVNWKLFIIPVILFTAILILPTPQGMKDVGMQYSVGPKVVTNYLCEQLFQKKSSDCEQWEVLTARMMEQNMRMGALSKERLMKRNEKWAKKHKIPVDATNFDRAYEYVKNNVSADEYLTMMKGAFDKRMKGLHFDELSKRDQASADQGAWKIKVAIAMVVFVVFCFMTECIPLPGVSFSIGLILVFTGVVSRSEVAGLYWSDACWFIMGSLMFAAAFVKTGVDKRMCLLMFKKLAVPNVRWITLIFFIVIAPLAAFISDHALAAMFLPIGMLLYQNSLTDEVPEDKELAKMLMITIAMACNIGGPGAPSGGARNVIMMTYLSDMFGMDIGYAQWIMYCMPFVIVMIPLTWVITNMIFKPRIRSLAPAMRHLESEIGKMGKWNKNQIWAMIIFVFMVFGWFTEKAFYNMGIYPIRLGIGVIAVAGAVAYLLAGVVNWRDYQEKVDWGVVWLYAGAIIFGHTLDKTGAAYWLAQSVIDLLAPLGMSQGIPLMLTSNGLTAVLTNLMADGPAAAAVGPITLNMASIVHPGTTFLPFMAMATAVASSFAYCLIIGTPPNAIVYASGYLEPKDYLRVGVPMWFVANIIIVILTAVYWSGIGFGSLPSF